In the Thermodesulfovibrio yellowstonii DSM 11347 genome, one interval contains:
- the tsaD gene encoding tRNA (adenosine(37)-N6)-threonylcarbamoyltransferase complex transferase subunit TsaD encodes MLILGIDTSCDDTSVAVLENRNILSNIVSSQIKFHSKYGGIVPEIASRKHIEWIWDVTEKALSEAKTDLKDIDLIAVCYGPGLIGSLLVGLCFAKSLSYASGKPLVGVNHIEGHIQAIFLEKSYPEYPFLCLIVSGGHTSLYRVNDFGAYKELGRTRDDAAGEAYDKVAKMLGLGYPGGPVIDALAKEGCNEKFNLPRPYLHGSLDFSFSGLKTAIKVLLKNLGYKEGNVPDEIKKDIAASFQTSVVDVLIEKIKWAISSEKLNRVVITGGVAANSELRRRAEMLKDKGINVYLPSKSLCTDNAAMIAITGYNKFLKGEISDLFLNARAYLPL; translated from the coding sequence ATGCTTATACTTGGAATTGACACATCTTGTGATGATACTTCTGTCGCAGTACTTGAAAATAGAAATATCTTGAGTAATATTGTTTCATCACAGATAAAATTTCATAGCAAATACGGAGGAATTGTCCCAGAGATTGCCTCACGAAAGCATATTGAATGGATATGGGATGTGACAGAAAAAGCTCTATCAGAGGCAAAGACTGATTTAAAAGATATTGATTTGATTGCAGTTTGTTATGGTCCTGGACTTATTGGTTCGCTTTTAGTAGGGCTTTGTTTTGCAAAATCTTTAAGTTATGCTTCAGGAAAACCATTAGTTGGAGTAAATCACATTGAAGGGCATATTCAGGCAATCTTTCTTGAAAAATCTTATCCAGAATATCCATTCCTTTGCCTGATTGTTTCAGGTGGACATACAAGTCTGTACAGAGTGAATGATTTCGGTGCTTATAAAGAACTTGGAAGAACCCGTGATGATGCTGCTGGTGAAGCCTATGACAAAGTAGCAAAAATGCTTGGACTTGGATATCCAGGAGGACCTGTAATTGATGCATTAGCAAAGGAAGGTTGTAATGAAAAATTTAATCTTCCAAGACCGTATCTTCATGGAAGTTTGGATTTTAGCTTTAGTGGTTTAAAAACAGCTATTAAAGTTCTTTTAAAAAATCTTGGATATAAAGAAGGTAATGTCCCAGATGAAATAAAAAAAGATATTGCAGCATCATTTCAAACTTCAGTTGTTGATGTATTGATTGAAAAAATAAAATGGGCGATATCTTCAGAAAAGTTAAATAGAGTTGTTATCACAGGAGGAGTTGCTGCAAATAGTGAATTACGAAGACGTGCTGAAATGTTAAAAGACAAAGGAATAAATGTTTATCTTCCTTCTAAATCTTTGTGTACAGACAATGCTGCCATGATAGCTATTACTGGATATAATAAATTTTTAAAGGGTGAAATTTCTGATCTTTTTCTTAATGCCAGAGCTTATTTACCTTTATAA
- a CDS encoding argininosuccinate synthase, whose amino-acid sequence MKIILAYSGGLDTSVAIKWLKEKYGADVIAFCADIGQEENFQEIAEKAIKTGASNVYIEDLKEEFIRNFVFPMLRANAVYETGYLMGTSIARPLIAKTQIDIAIKEKAEAVAHGATGKGNDQVRFELTYYALKPDIKVIAPWREWEFDSRSSLIEYAQKHNIPVQATKEKPYSIDRNLFHISYEGGILEDPWNEPPQDMYTMVIPPEKAPDKPVYIEITYESGNPVVLNGEKLSSVELFNKLNKIAGENGIGRVDIVENRYVGIKSRGVYETPAGTVLHIAHKAIESITMDRELMHLRDSLIPRYSELIYYGYWFSPEREALQKLIDETQKNVTGTVRLKLYKGNCIVVGRKSPYSLYSIEHATFEKDRVYNQKDAEGFIKINALRLRMLKKSND is encoded by the coding sequence ATGAAAATTATTCTTGCATATTCAGGAGGTCTTGATACCTCTGTTGCAATTAAATGGTTAAAAGAAAAATATGGTGCAGATGTTATTGCTTTCTGTGCAGATATTGGACAGGAAGAAAACTTTCAAGAAATTGCTGAAAAGGCTATTAAAACAGGTGCTTCTAATGTATATATAGAGGATCTTAAAGAAGAATTTATCCGGAATTTTGTGTTTCCAATGTTGAGAGCAAATGCAGTATATGAAACAGGATATCTTATGGGAACATCTATTGCCAGACCTCTTATTGCAAAAACACAGATTGATATAGCTATAAAAGAGAAAGCTGAAGCAGTTGCTCATGGCGCTACGGGAAAAGGAAATGATCAGGTAAGATTTGAATTAACTTATTATGCTCTGAAACCTGACATAAAAGTAATTGCACCATGGCGTGAATGGGAGTTTGACTCACGAAGCTCTCTTATTGAATATGCTCAAAAACATAATATACCCGTGCAGGCAACAAAGGAAAAACCTTATAGTATAGACAGAAATCTTTTTCATATAAGCTATGAAGGTGGAATTCTTGAAGACCCATGGAATGAACCACCCCAGGACATGTATACAATGGTAATACCACCTGAGAAAGCTCCAGATAAACCTGTTTATATTGAAATAACATATGAAAGCGGTAATCCTGTAGTATTAAATGGTGAAAAACTTTCAAGTGTAGAATTGTTTAATAAATTAAATAAAATTGCAGGAGAAAATGGGATTGGAAGAGTAGATATTGTGGAAAATCGTTATGTTGGAATAAAATCAAGAGGAGTATATGAAACTCCTGCCGGGACGGTTCTTCATATTGCTCATAAAGCAATTGAATCAATAACAATGGATAGAGAATTAATGCATTTAAGAGATAGCCTTATTCCACGATATTCTGAACTAATCTATTATGGATACTGGTTTTCACCTGAAAGAGAAGCTTTGCAGAAGTTAATTGACGAAACTCAAAAAAATGTAACAGGAACTGTAAGGCTCAAACTTTACAAAGGTAATTGTATTGTTGTCGGAAGAAAATCCCCCTACTCTCTTTATAGTATAGAGCATGCGACCTTTGAAAAAGACAGGGTTTATAATCAGAAAGACGCTGAAGGATTTATAAAAATTAATGCATTAAGATTAAGGATGTTAAAAAAGAGTAATGATTAG
- the dprA gene encoding DNA-processing protein DprA, with amino-acid sequence MISEEIRYCLALNEIKDIGPVLLKRLFSRFGLAKQIFNATIDELAYVEGIGIEKAKRIKNFDKWNVIEKLIKLCENRDIAIYSFSDEKYPKLLREIYDPPVVLFCRGELISENDAALSIVGSRRLSEYGRRITERLAYDLACLGITIVSGLARGIDSVAHNSTLSAGGRTIAILGSGVSCIYPPENKMLAEKIIKNGAIISEFYPDEGPRKENFPRRNRIISGLSFGTLVTEATINSGALITASFALEQGREVFAVPGNITSKNSEGTNYLIQKGAKLVTKVEDILEEIEQFIPLLKKITTELSNETTKTDRLDNDEKIVFNILNEPLYLDEIILKTGMNTAKVLEILLSLEIDGLINKIEGKYVRRI; translated from the coding sequence ATGATTAGTGAAGAAATAAGATATTGTCTTGCTTTAAATGAGATAAAAGACATAGGTCCTGTTCTTCTAAAAAGGCTTTTTTCAAGGTTTGGTTTAGCAAAACAGATTTTTAATGCAACCATTGATGAACTTGCTTATGTTGAAGGAATAGGTATAGAAAAAGCAAAAAGAATAAAAAATTTTGACAAATGGAATGTTATAGAAAAATTAATAAAACTCTGCGAAAATAGAGATATAGCAATTTATTCATTTAGTGATGAGAAATATCCCAAGCTTTTAAGAGAAATCTATGATCCACCTGTAGTTTTATTCTGCAGAGGGGAACTAATATCAGAGAATGATGCTGCCCTATCCATTGTTGGTTCAAGAAGACTAAGCGAATATGGCAGAAGAATAACAGAAAGATTAGCATATGACCTTGCATGTCTTGGGATAACCATAGTAAGCGGGCTTGCAAGAGGAATTGACTCAGTTGCTCATAACTCCACTCTTTCAGCAGGAGGAAGAACTATCGCTATTCTTGGAAGCGGAGTTTCATGTATATATCCTCCTGAAAATAAAATGCTTGCAGAAAAAATTATAAAAAATGGTGCCATTATAAGTGAATTTTATCCAGATGAAGGACCAAGAAAAGAGAATTTTCCAAGAAGAAATAGAATAATAAGTGGATTATCATTCGGAACTCTTGTTACAGAAGCTACGATAAATTCTGGTGCATTAATAACAGCATCTTTTGCTTTGGAACAGGGTAGAGAAGTTTTTGCAGTTCCTGGAAACATTACTTCAAAAAACTCTGAAGGAACAAATTATTTAATACAAAAAGGAGCAAAACTTGTAACAAAAGTAGAAGATATACTTGAGGAGATTGAACAATTTATTCCATTATTAAAAAAAATAACAACTGAGTTATCAAACGAAACAACTAAAACTGACAGGCTTGATAATGATGAAAAAATAGTATTTAATATATTGAATGAGCCTTTGTATCTGGATGAAATAATATTAAAAACAGGCATGAATACAGCTAAGGTTCTTGAAATACTTCTCAGCCTTGAAATAGATGGATTAATCAATAAAATAGAAGGCAAATATGTAAGGAGGATATGA
- a CDS encoding serine/threonine protein kinase, translating to MKLLDFLRVLARELIDNDYNDETLKDFSLLDIDLHQIKEELNFIEGSELLDREEIDMIRALLVYLLMRETELHDDDIYSFIFSKGKQIVWN from the coding sequence ATGAAGCTTCTTGATTTTCTGAGAGTTCTTGCAAGAGAGCTTATTGATAACGATTATAACGATGAAACATTAAAAGATTTCTCTCTTCTGGACATTGATTTACATCAGATTAAAGAAGAACTGAATTTCATTGAAGGAAGCGAACTTCTTGACCGTGAAGAAATTGATATGATTAGAGCACTGCTTGTTTATTTACTCATGAGGGAAACAGAACTTCATGATGATGACATATATAGTTTCATTTTTAGTAAAGGGAAACAGATAGTATGGAATTGA